In Deltaproteobacteria bacterium, a genomic segment contains:
- a CDS encoding nitroreductase family protein — METTAAIQAWRSIRKFKSEPIPEAALRSVLEAGRRAPSWENVQPWHFIVVEEAAAKEKLAKLASGQKQVARAPVVIAVCGDLTAWDKPKNREALMGLVEAGVMKISAEIVDNVILKDPVFCVAEHGPAMILARTFEQLGIAYAFMGIEAVNQGLGMCIVGALSNEATGTQKELYDEVKALLGIPDRMYVLALLTLGIPDEQPKARPRKDFDAVVSRDKVGRKF, encoded by the coding sequence ATGGAAACAACGGCAGCGATTCAAGCGTGGCGGAGCATACGCAAATTCAAGAGCGAGCCGATCCCGGAAGCCGCTCTGCGGAGTGTGTTGGAAGCGGGGAGGCGCGCGCCTTCCTGGGAAAACGTCCAGCCGTGGCATTTCATCGTGGTCGAGGAAGCGGCCGCAAAAGAGAAGCTGGCAAAGCTGGCGTCCGGGCAAAAGCAGGTTGCGCGCGCTCCGGTGGTAATTGCCGTCTGCGGCGATCTTACCGCATGGGACAAACCCAAGAACCGTGAAGCCCTTATGGGCCTGGTGGAAGCGGGTGTCATGAAAATCTCCGCGGAGATCGTCGACAACGTAATTCTGAAAGACCCCGTTTTCTGTGTGGCCGAACATGGGCCCGCCATGATCCTGGCCCGCACGTTCGAACAGCTGGGGATCGCCTACGCCTTCATGGGCATCGAAGCCGTGAACCAGGGCTTGGGCATGTGCATCGTGGGTGCGCTCAGCAATGAAGCCACCGGCACTCAGAAAGAACTCTACGACGAGGTGAAGGCTTTGTTGGGGATCCCCGATCGTATGTATGTGCTGGCGCTGCTTACACTCGGAATCCCGGACGAACAACCCAAAGCCCGTCCCCGCAAGGATTTCGACGCCGTCGTATCCAGAGACAAAGTCGGCCGGAAGTTCTGA
- a CDS encoding RiPP maturation radical SAM protein 1, whose amino-acid sequence MKQVRLISMPFASVRYPSGALSLLKSLLEKEGVGCDVAYLNIAFQTYMGHHEIYEGIADLIMVGEWIFGEKLFGKEWAESDRGRIENLTAPLLPGGFDVNNAQGALNSLRSLAVRFVDKCLDGLDWDEYDIIGFSSVYSQHVASLALAKGIKERWPDKIVAFGGANCREEMGLSLLRLFPFVDWVVNGEADLAFPRAVTQWFSGKPPEGIPGILFRHNGRIVDQGSGEAPDLDLLPYPNFDDYFGALKKWAPDFLASAPISLEFSRGCWWGKKSQCIFCGLNCRKPNYRSKTARRAETEIKALVEQYNVDKVILTDSVLNMAFFKNLFPALAEWGRLEELFLEARANLSNDQVQALSYVGVKLFQPGIESLDSEMLDYMRKGSSLLQNVQFLKWTRQYGMYPTWNLLYGFPGENPEAYRRMVDLVPLLVHLAPPMAVSPVLLVRFSPLFEQREDWGLTNVHAHAGYRSLYPFEQKDLDELASFFDCDFDGKENIPSYVDPLKDVVAEWKDSWKQPEPPSLIYYTRPDNKIVMHDTRPCGMKAEVGLEGDTALAYLACDSEREFESLAKEIQEQAGESYGGDASLRDSLDDLVERRLMLRENDRYLSLAVAPGQDLDISEEWSGFHETNIGVQ is encoded by the coding sequence ATGAAACAGGTACGCTTGATCAGTATGCCCTTCGCCAGTGTGCGCTACCCTTCCGGCGCGCTGAGCCTGCTGAAATCTCTTCTGGAAAAGGAAGGGGTCGGCTGTGATGTCGCCTATCTGAATATCGCTTTCCAGACCTATATGGGCCATCATGAGATTTATGAGGGTATTGCCGATCTGATCATGGTCGGTGAATGGATATTTGGAGAAAAGCTGTTCGGGAAGGAGTGGGCGGAGTCGGACAGGGGGAGGATCGAGAACCTTACGGCTCCCTTGCTGCCGGGGGGATTCGACGTCAACAATGCGCAGGGCGCTTTGAACTCCTTGCGCTCCCTGGCGGTCCGTTTCGTGGATAAGTGCCTGGATGGTCTCGACTGGGACGAATACGACATCATCGGCTTCAGCTCGGTGTACAGTCAGCACGTGGCCTCGCTGGCCCTGGCAAAGGGCATCAAAGAGCGGTGGCCCGATAAGATCGTCGCGTTCGGCGGCGCCAATTGCAGAGAAGAAATGGGCCTGAGCCTGCTTCGCCTGTTTCCGTTCGTCGACTGGGTGGTGAACGGCGAGGCCGATCTGGCCTTTCCCAGGGCCGTCACCCAATGGTTTTCCGGAAAACCTCCCGAGGGCATTCCGGGTATCCTTTTTCGGCATAACGGGCGCATCGTGGATCAAGGATCGGGCGAGGCTCCGGACCTGGATCTTCTGCCGTACCCCAATTTTGACGACTATTTCGGAGCGCTGAAGAAATGGGCCCCGGACTTCCTTGCCTCTGCCCCCATTTCCCTCGAGTTTTCAAGGGGATGCTGGTGGGGCAAGAAATCGCAATGCATATTCTGCGGATTGAACTGCAGGAAACCGAATTATCGTTCCAAGACCGCCCGGCGGGCTGAAACCGAGATCAAGGCCCTGGTGGAACAGTACAACGTGGACAAGGTCATACTGACCGACTCGGTTCTGAACATGGCTTTTTTCAAGAATCTGTTCCCGGCGTTGGCGGAATGGGGCCGGCTGGAAGAGCTGTTTCTCGAAGCCAGGGCCAACCTGAGCAACGATCAGGTTCAAGCCTTGAGTTACGTCGGAGTGAAGCTGTTCCAGCCGGGCATCGAAAGCCTGGACTCGGAAATGCTCGATTACATGCGAAAAGGAAGCTCGCTTCTGCAAAACGTCCAGTTCCTCAAATGGACCAGGCAATACGGCATGTATCCCACTTGGAATCTCCTGTACGGGTTTCCCGGAGAAAACCCCGAAGCCTATCGCCGCATGGTCGATCTGGTCCCTCTGCTGGTGCATCTCGCCCCGCCCATGGCCGTGAGCCCGGTGCTGCTGGTCCGCTTCAGCCCCCTGTTCGAGCAGAGAGAGGATTGGGGACTGACCAATGTCCATGCGCATGCCGGATACCGATCCCTCTATCCCTTCGAACAAAAAGACCTGGACGAATTGGCCTCGTTTTTCGATTGCGATTTCGACGGCAAAGAGAACATTCCCTCGTATGTAGATCCGTTGAAGGACGTGGTGGCCGAGTGGAAGGATTCCTGGAAGCAACCGGAGCCTCCCTCGCTGATCTATTACACGCGGCCGGACAACAAGATCGTGATGCACGATACCCGGCCGTGTGGAATGAAGGCGGAGGTCGGATTGGAGGGAGACACGGCCCTGGCTTACCTGGCTTGTGACTCGGAACGGGAATTCGAATCCCTGGCAAAGGAGATTCAGGAGCAGGCGGGTGAATCATATGGCGGAGACGCCTCCCTGCGCGACAGCCTCGACGATCTGGTCGAGCGCCGTCTGATGCTGCGGGAGAACGACCGGTATCTCAGCCTGGCCGTGGCGCCCGGACAGGACCTCGACATCTCGGAGGAATGGTCCGGTTTCCACGAAACCAATATCGGGGTCCAGTAA